The Mechercharimyces sp. CAU 1602 genome includes a region encoding these proteins:
- the fba gene encoding class II fructose-1,6-bisphosphate aldolase yields the protein MPLVPMTAFLPRAKEEGFAVGQFNMNNLEFTQGIMEAAKEEQSPFIFGASEGAIRYMGLENVVALAKIAAREANVPVALHLDHGSSFDVVMKCIRAGFSSVMFDGSHYPLEENIRLTQEVVKAAHAVGVSVEGELGTIGGVEDDLEVDEADAQLANPKEAIRFWQETQVDAMAIAVGTAHGMYKGEPKINFDTIAEVSRQIDAPIVLHGGSGVPDAAIQRSIELGVGKINVNTESQVTCTQAIRERLQSDPDMIDPRKYLGPGREAIKETVRSKMRLFGSTGKA from the coding sequence ATGCCACTCGTACCAATGACAGCTTTTTTGCCTCGCGCGAAAGAAGAGGGCTTCGCTGTGGGACAATTTAATATGAACAATCTTGAGTTTACACAAGGAATCATGGAAGCGGCAAAAGAAGAGCAGTCTCCTTTTATTTTTGGGGCAAGTGAAGGTGCTATTCGCTACATGGGTTTAGAAAATGTAGTAGCATTAGCTAAAATTGCTGCTAGAGAGGCAAATGTTCCGGTAGCTTTGCATTTAGATCACGGTAGTAGTTTTGATGTAGTGATGAAGTGCATCCGTGCCGGCTTCTCTTCAGTGATGTTTGATGGTTCTCATTATCCTTTAGAAGAGAATATTCGTCTTACTCAGGAAGTGGTGAAAGCCGCCCATGCGGTTGGGGTCTCGGTAGAGGGAGAATTAGGTACTATCGGCGGTGTGGAAGACGACCTTGAAGTGGATGAGGCAGATGCACAATTGGCAAACCCAAAAGAAGCAATCCGCTTTTGGCAGGAGACACAGGTAGATGCTATGGCGATTGCGGTTGGGACTGCACATGGAATGTACAAAGGAGAACCAAAGATTAACTTTGATACGATTGCGGAGGTAAGTAGGCAGATCGATGCTCCCATCGTTCTTCACGGCGGTTCGGGTGTTCCTGATGCGGCGATTCAACGTTCCATTGAGCTGGGTGTCGGAAAAATTAACGTTAATACGGAAAGCCAAGTTACGTGTACACAGGCGATTCGTGAACGATTACAGTCGGATCCGGATATGATTGATCCGCGTAAATACTTAGGTCCAGGACGAGAAGCGATTAAAGAGACCGTGCGTTCCAAGATGCGTCTATTTGGAAGTACGGGCAAAGCATAA
- a CDS encoding UDP-N-acetylglucosamine 1-carboxyvinyltransferase, with protein MTMLCVKGRTPLRGSVAIGGAKNSAVALIPATLLAQEPVVIENVPAIEDVKTYCELLQQLGATVQVDGDELTLDTSTVDNIPIGNEKVQSMRASYYLMGALLGRFNEVTIGFPGGCHLGPRPIDQHIKGFEALGANVQRKEGEIRIEANQLRGARIFLDVVSVGATINIMLAAVCATGQTVIENAAKEPEIIDVATLLCSMGAKIKGAGTDVIRIVGASKLRGCRHSIIPDRIEAGTYMIAAAATGGEVVVEHVIPKHLEPLTAKLREMGVTVEESLEEIFVKGSDRLQAVDVKTLPYPGFPTDLQQPFTALLTQADGTSLVTDNIYSGRFKYIDELQRMGAHVRTQGRVAVVQGRSSLSGTQVRASDLRAGAALLVAGLIAEGVTKVGETHHIRRGYEQIERKLVQLGAEVWSE; from the coding sequence GTGACCATGCTGTGTGTAAAAGGGAGAACTCCTCTAAGAGGAAGTGTTGCTATCGGTGGAGCTAAAAATAGTGCTGTCGCTTTAATACCGGCTACTTTATTGGCGCAAGAGCCTGTTGTTATTGAAAATGTACCGGCGATTGAGGATGTTAAGACTTACTGTGAACTTCTGCAACAACTAGGTGCAACTGTACAGGTTGATGGAGATGAACTAACGTTGGATACGAGCACTGTCGATAATATTCCAATCGGTAACGAGAAGGTACAGAGCATGCGTGCCTCATACTATCTAATGGGTGCACTCTTAGGTCGGTTTAATGAGGTGACGATTGGCTTTCCGGGCGGTTGCCATCTAGGGCCGCGCCCGATTGATCAACATATTAAGGGATTTGAAGCGCTAGGAGCAAATGTACAACGAAAGGAGGGTGAAATTCGTATTGAGGCTAATCAGTTGCGCGGGGCGCGTATCTTTTTAGATGTAGTTAGTGTAGGTGCGACAATTAATATTATGTTGGCAGCCGTATGTGCGACGGGACAAACGGTGATTGAAAATGCGGCTAAGGAGCCAGAGATCATTGATGTGGCAACTTTGCTTTGTTCTATGGGTGCGAAGATTAAAGGTGCGGGAACAGATGTGATCAGGATAGTGGGTGCTTCAAAACTAAGAGGTTGTCGTCATTCCATTATTCCAGATCGGATTGAAGCAGGCACCTATATGATCGCAGCTGCAGCTACTGGTGGCGAGGTAGTTGTGGAACATGTGATTCCTAAGCATTTGGAACCTTTAACAGCTAAACTTCGTGAGATGGGCGTTACGGTAGAAGAGTCGCTAGAGGAGATCTTTGTGAAGGGTAGCGATCGATTACAAGCAGTTGACGTAAAAACATTACCTTATCCCGGATTCCCCACTGATTTACAACAACCATTTACCGCGTTGTTGACGCAAGCAGACGGAACAAGCTTAGTAACGGACAATATCTATTCCGGCCGTTTTAAATATATTGACGAATTACAGCGTATGGGGGCTCACGTGCGTACACAGGGGAGAGTGGCTGTCGTACAAGGGAGAAGTAGCTTATCAGGTACTCAAGTGCGAGCGAGTGATTTGCGTGCAGGGGCAGCTCTATTAGTGGCGGGTCTTATTGCTGAGGGTGTGACCAAGGTAGGAGAAACACATCACATCAGGCGAGGATATGAACAGATCGAACGGAAATTGGTGCAATTAGGAGCAGAAGTTTGGAGTGAGTAA
- the fsa gene encoding fructose-6-phosphate aldolase, translating into MKFFIDTAIVEEIKEVDEWGLLSGVTTNPSLIAKSGRVFEEVLQEIVGITTGPVSAEVMSPDAHGMIEEGLRLAKISDQINIKVPMTLEGLKAVHRFSQEGIKTNVTLIFSTNQALMAARAGASFVSPFIGRLDDIGYDGIALIGEVAELFRIHGLQSEIIAASTRHPVHVTQAALNGAHIATVPYKVLTQLVRHPLTDQGIEKFQQDWEQALK; encoded by the coding sequence ATGAAATTTTTTATTGATACAGCCATTGTTGAGGAGATTAAAGAGGTTGATGAGTGGGGATTGCTTTCAGGAGTAACCACTAACCCAAGTCTGATCGCAAAATCTGGACGAGTTTTTGAGGAAGTTTTGCAGGAGATCGTGGGGATTACCACTGGCCCCGTCAGTGCTGAAGTGATGAGTCCTGATGCGCATGGCATGATTGAAGAAGGTCTCCGCCTCGCCAAAATTTCAGATCAAATTAACATCAAGGTACCGATGACGTTAGAAGGGTTAAAAGCTGTACATCGCTTTTCGCAAGAGGGAATCAAAACAAATGTTACCCTCATCTTCTCCACTAATCAAGCCTTGATGGCAGCGAGAGCAGGTGCCTCTTTTGTTAGTCCTTTTATCGGGCGTTTAGACGATATCGGATACGACGGCATCGCCCTGATTGGGGAAGTTGCAGAGCTTTTCCGTATTCACGGTTTACAGTCAGAGATTATTGCTGCTAGCACTCGTCATCCGGTACATGTGACCCAGGCCGCTCTAAATGGAGCGCATATCGCTACCGTGCCATATAAAGTGTTGACACAGTTGGTTCGTCATCCTCTTACGGATCAAGGGATTGAGAAGTTTCAACAGGATTGGGAACAAGCATTAAAATAG